One window of Trifolium pratense cultivar HEN17-A07 linkage group LG5, ARS_RC_1.1, whole genome shotgun sequence genomic DNA carries:
- the LOC123884425 gene encoding uncharacterized protein LOC123884425: MPKSRTVDGVEEEYDSYDDDDDHEDEEIADIALLAPQNELLIDRHGRPIIMPYTATDLQPQNPANKAINNALKSKFQAPYLNWTEVRADERGYQQFWNGFRSQVTWLNHHTAAIERIFNKKATKRLSTLLFEARKKIKKDPSKPPLWLAGNSYPMLCRRWEEEEYIAKCIKNKANRNTDEANRACVHSGGSKSAGTLRLEFIQQFGRPPTFMEMNDMMHRYADSGEWTGARAQEVSRLTQIWVEEYNASQLRLPPHRRDNEDVRRNKMSLAFVKNAGGATRGRKFAAGCTSSLYASDPTGLRDVTYTSSSSSSTGRSRPTQREETDDEYEARMRATYREEFRDEYEASFDDRVDLRVQHLPEYREGDPVLSMSIEDMSQMLNEPRSLNPQQDFIIPHENPNQPQGNFFPNQAPINFVHRPVARPPPRTSLPGVIIHEEGRGRGRGRGRSRQPTDTGKGKRPLYQPPDQR, from the exons ATGCCCAAGTCTCGAACCGTAGACGGTGTGGAAGAGGAGTACGACTCCTACGACGACGATGATGACCACGAGGACGAGGAAATAGCCGATATTGCACTTTTAGCTCCTCAAAATGAATTGTTGATTGACCGGCATGGTAGACCCATCATCATGCCATATACCGCCACAga TTTGCAACCCCAAAATCCGGCGAATAAGGCAATCAATAATGCATTGAAATCCAAATTCCAGGCTCCATATCTCAACTGGACGGAGGTCAGGGCAGATGAGCGTggatatcaacaattttggaatggcttcagg TCGCAAGTAACTTGGCTGAATCACCACACAGCGGCTATTGAGcgtatattcaacaaaaaagccaccaagcgtctgtcgaccttactttttgaagcgcggaaaaagattaaaaaggatCCTTCAAAACCACCACTTTGGCTCGCTGGCAATTCATACCCTATGCTCTGCCGCAGATGGGAAGAGGAAGAGTATATTGCAAAGTGTATAAAGAACAAAGCCAACAGAAATACTGATGAAGCCAATCGTGCGTGCGTACACTCTGGAGGGTCTAAATCTGCCGGAACGCTTCGTCTTGAGTTCATCCAACAATTTGGTCGTCCACCCACCTTTATGGAGATGAATGACATGATGCACCGGTATGCAGATTCCGGTGAGTGGACGGGGGCAAGGGCGCAAGAAGTGTCG agGTTGACGCAAATTTGGGTTGAAGAATATAATGCAAGCCAACTACGACTACCACCTCATAGGCGAGATAATGAGGATGTTCGTCGAAACAAGATGTCGTTGGCTTTTGTTAAGAATGCTGGTGGTGCGACTCGAGGTCGCAAATTCGCTGCTGGGTGTACATCTTCTCTATATGCAAGTGACCCAACTGGTTTGAGAGATGTCACTtacacatcttcatcttcatcgagTACAGGACGCTCTCGTCCAACTCAAAGAGAGGAAACCGATGATGAGTATGAAGCGCGAATGAGGGCCACGTATAGAGAAGAATTCCGCGATGAGTACGAAGCATCATTTGATGACCGGGTGGACCTACGGGTCCAACAT CTGCCGGAGTACCGAGAGGGTGATCCAGTACTGAGTATGAGCATAGAGGATATGAGTCAGATGCTTAATGAACCA AGATCATTAAATCCACAACAAGACTTCATAATCCCACATGAAAACCCAAATCAACCCCAAGGCAACTTCTTCCCAAATCAAGCCCCAATTAACTTCGTTCATAGGCCTGTGGCACGACCTCCACCGCGAACGTCACTCCCCGGAGTCATAATACACGAGGAAGGTAGAGGCCGAGGCCGAGGCCGAGGAAGGTCGCGTCAGCCAACAGACACTGGCAAGGGGAAGCGACCACTATATCAGCCGCCTGACCAACGttga
- the LOC123887348 gene encoding uncharacterized protein LOC123887348: MEHVVVHLAYEARLGGPVQYRWMYPFERFMGYAKRAVKNKARVEGSICATYLHRETIYFCSHYFKDTLSSSHIRNETETSRPVRIHPLNMSIFSLPGRNGGGEKVLYPGDKVLYSAHVHLLINCNEVEPYLQMFLTQHTSAQINSEFPAWFKEYMYQQTPATRVIQHLRNLSDGPKSTVKQWHTYFVNGYRFETHSWSEGKTTVNSGVCMKGVTENGEGDFYGVIENIFEIEYNYLDYKKTVVLFYCKWFDPSNRGTRYDSKTNTVDIKMNKHYPLYDPFAMAHNVRQVHYVPYPSTTRDKRGWCAAITSKPRGLIEKNEIDEREDEPYQEDEMSNVDDVIAVETFNQLCVQEEAEEVPSDGDVDEEDVEANGDDEGSDDEDVSDWDDN; the protein is encoded by the exons ATGGAGCATGTTGTGGTGCATCTTGCATACGAGGCTAGGCTTGGTGGGCCAGTTCAATATAGATGGATGTACCCGTTCGAAAGGTTCATGGGTTATGCAAAACGTGCCGTGAAAAACAAAGCTAGGGTCGAAGGCTCAATTTGTGCAACATACTTACACCGCGAAACAATTTACTTTTGTTCGCATTACTTCAAAGACACGTTGTCATCAAGTCATATTCGCAATGAAACTGAAACATCTCGGCCTGTGAGAATTCACCCATTAAACATGTCAATATTCAGCTTGCCTGGTCGTAATGGTGGTGGTGAGAAAGTGTTGTATCCTGGTGACAAAGTTCTCTATTCGGCGCATGTTCACTTGCTGATTAATTGCAATGAAGTCGAGCCATATTTACa GATGTTTTTAACACAACATACTTCTGCTCAAATCAATTCGGAATTTCCAGCATGGTTCAAAGAATACATGTACCAACAAACACCCGCAACTCGTGTCATACAACACTTGAGAAACTTATCTGATGGCCCAAAGTCAACCGTTAAACAATGGCACACCTACTTTGTCAATGGTTACAGATTTGAGACACACAGTTGGAGTGAAGGAAAAACAACAGTAAACAGTGGAGTGTGTATGAAAGGTGTGACTGAAAATGGTGAAGGAGATTTTTACGGTGTCATTGAGAACATATTTGAAATCGAATACAATTACCTTGATTACAAGAAAACAGTCGTGTTGTTTTACTGTAAATGGTTTGATCCTTCAAATAGAGGTACCAGATATGATTCAAAGACTAATACCGTGGacataaaaatgaacaaacattATCCATTGTATGATCCGTTTGCTATGGCTCATAACGTCAGACAAGTTCACTATGTCCCTTATCCATCGACTACAAGGGATAAGCGAGGTTGGTGTGCCGCAATAACATCAAAACCAAGGGGTctgattgaaaaaaatgagatagatgAACGTGAAGATGAACCATATCAGGAAGATGAGATGTCCAATGTTGATGATGTCATTGCAGTTGAAACTTTTAATCAACTTTGTGTACAAGAAGAAGCCGAAGAAGTACCTTCTGATGGTGATGTTGATGAAGAGGACGTCGAAGCtaatggtgatgatgaaggcagtgatgatgaagatgtatcagattgggatgacaattaa
- the LOC123884426 gene encoding uncharacterized protein LOC123884426: MDNMITNALGFNTPIYVPNDVDDPADDEYDADVNVERPNEEAQRFFDLLKETNTPLCEGSRDSKLTVCIRLLGIKSECLVSEYTMDLITKLMLDITIDRPLDLPKNYYEARQLVAKLGLGAKRIDCCVNGCMLYYSNEFGVDDGALLECKFCQEPRYRVTRNSRSVRRKPIPRKAMFYLPIIPRLQRLYASMQTASKMTWHRENYERRKMSDGFTPYTQVSATPYSCWPVLVTPYNLPPDMCMSKPYMFLAAVIPGPSSPTVGIDIYLQPLIDDLKRLWNGVATYDINQKRNFNMRGALMWTINDFPAYGMLSGWGTHGKLGCPICMMDTKAFWLENGGKATWFDCHRRFLPTDHPFRRNKNAFVHGDTETRDPPDYLTSRQVWNKVKDIPKVEVVGGVASKPRGYGQTHNWTKRRKTKDNDNARRDIGLYCKRNELLLVETSNGKLLKPRANYTLSPEEAKSVCRWVKEVKMPDDFTSDCI, encoded by the exons ATGGACAATATGATAACTAATGCCCTTGGGTTTAATACGCCGATTTATGTGCCAAATGATGTCGACGACCCTGCTGATGATGAATATGACGCTGATGTTAACGTCGAGAGACCAAATGAGGAAGCCCAGCGattttttgatcttttgaaaGAGACAAATACACCGTTGTGTGAAGGCTCTCGAGACTCAAAGTTAACGGTGTGTATTAGACTTTTGGGTATCAAGTCTGAATGTCTTGTTTCAGAATACACCATGGACTTGATAACAAAACTGATGTTGGATATAACAATAGACCGTCCTCTTGatttgccaaaaaattattacgAAGCAAGACAATTGGTTGCAAAGTTAGGACTCGGAGCGAAGAGAATTGACTGTTGTGTTAACGGGTGTATGTTGTACTATAGCAACGAATTTGGTGTAGATGACGGTGCATTACttgaatgtaaattttgtcaagaaccaagatATCGTGTAACAAGAAATTCACGGTCAGTCAGAAGGAAGCCAATCCCAAGAAAGGCGATGTTCTATTTACCCATAATACCAAGGTTGCAAAGGTTGTATGCATCGATGCAAACAGCCAGTAAAATGACATGGCATCGTGAAAACTatgaaaggagaaaaatgtcag ATGGATTTACACCATATACTCAAGTATCAGCCACTCCATATTCATGTTGGCCTGTTCTGGTTACCCCGTACAATCTTCCTCCTGATATGTGCATGTCAAAACCTTACATGTTTTTAGCCGCTGTAATACCAGGCCCATCTAGTCCAACTGTTGGTATTGATATCTATTTACAAcctttgattgatgatttgaagaGATTGTGGAACGGTGTTGCGACGTATGATATCAACCAAAAACGAAATTTCAATATGAGAGGAGCTTTGATGTGGACCATTAATGATTTTCCTGCATATGGGATGTTGTCTGGATGGGGGACACATGGTAAACTAGGATGTCCTATTTGCATGATGGACACCAAAGCGTTTTGGTTAGAAAACGGTGGGAAGGCTACTTGGTTTGACTGTCATCGTCGGTTCTTGCCTACTGATCATCCgtttagaagaaataaaaatgcttTTGTTCATGGTGACACCGAGACTCGTGATCCACCAGATTATTTGACATCCCGACAAGTCTGGAACAAAGTGAAAGATATTCCAAAGGTTGAGGTTGTAGGTGGTGTTGCATCTAAACCGCGTGGTTATGGACAAACACACAACTGGACAAAAAGAA GAAAAACGAAAGATAATGACAACGCGAGGAGAGACATAGGGTTGTATTGCAAACGTAACGAACTGTTGTTGGTGGAGACATCTAACGGCAAACTTCTTAAACCTCGTGCAAACTATACTTTATCTCCTGAAGAAGCAAAATCTGTTTGTCGATGGGTAAAAGAAGTGAAGATGCCGGACG ACTTTACTTCCGATTGCATTTAG